A region from the Triticum aestivum cultivar Chinese Spring chromosome 3D, IWGSC CS RefSeq v2.1, whole genome shotgun sequence genome encodes:
- the LOC123077890 gene encoding serine/threonine-protein kinase RHS3, which produces MNSRSYNKLDTANDKMDFNTRGNTAFNGTLDRNQSGVSANPSTASKPAAHSQIPMDFSTRGNTAFNGALDRNQPGVSANPSTASKQAAHSQIPSDKKPRPKKEDFADKGNPNHMTKRLVNPAESPVLTPTKAASKGMNSNTQEKLSDSALTIPQGSADSPRSNSLDSCMSGHVKHHTGGDCRWEAVQLATSRDSPLSLVHFRLLKRLGYGDIGSVYLVELRGTDTFFAMKVMDKESLISRNKLIRAQTEREILGLLDHPFLPTLYTHFETDKFYCLVMEYCCGGNLHSLRQKQLHKHFSEQAARFYASEVLLALEYLHMLGIVYRDLKPENVLVRDGGHIMLSDFDLSLRCSVSPMLVKSSSVHAGPNGIEKGLANTEGVSNGCIQPSAFFPRMLSMSMSKRNRNKTKSDLSLHGLQTMEFNAEPTDARSMSFVGTHEYLAPEIIRGEGHGSAVDWWTFGIFLYELLHGMTPFKGNGNRATLSNVVEQPLRFPESPPVSNVARDLIRGLLTKDPQKRIATKRGATEIKQHPFFEGVNWALVRSAHPPSVPDPVDFRQYLGKEKKAAERGLGNVPSSLSAGAVAAAKTGSGQFEYF; this is translated from the exons ATGAACTCCAGGTCATACAACAAACTGGACACCGCGAATGACAAAATGGATTTtaacacccgtggaaataccgcgTTCAATGGCACCTTAGACCGGAATCAATCAGGTGTATCTGCCAATCCATCCACAGCATCCAAACCAGCTGCACACTCGCAGATCCCAATGGACTTCAGCACTCGTGGAAATACAGCGTTCAATGGCGCCTTAGACCGGAATCAACCAGGTGTCTCAGCCAATCCATCCACAGCATCCAAACAGGCTGCACACTCGCAGATCCCTTCCGATAAGAAACCACGTCCCAAGAAAGAAGATTTTGCTGACAAAGGAAACCCGAACCACATGACAAAACGCCTCGTTAATCCTGCAGAGAGCCCTGTGCTGACACCAACAAAAGCAGCATCCAAAGGCATGAACAGTAATACACAAGAGAAACTTAGTGATTCCGCTCTAACCATTCCTCAAGGTAGCGCTGACAGTCCAAGAAGTAACAGCTTGGATAGCTGCATGTCCGGCCATGTCAAGCATCACACCGGAGGGGACTGCCGATGGGAGGCTGTCCAGTTGGCCACCTCCAGGGACTCCCCTCTCAGCCTAGTCCACTTTAGACTTCTGAAGCGCCTTGGATACGGGGACATTGGCAGTGTTTACCTTGTGGAGCTCAGGGGTACAGACACGTTCTTCGCGATGAAGGTGATGGACAAGGAGTCGCTCATCAGCAGGAACAAGCTGATCAGGGCGCAAACGGAGAGGGAGATACTCGGCCTTCTCGATCACCCTTTTCTGCCCACGCTGTACACTCATTTCGAGACCGACAAGTTCTACTGCCTTGTCATGGAGTATTGCTGCGGCGGTAATCTCCATTCGCTTCGGCAGAAGCAGCTGCACAAGCACTTCTCCGAGCAAGCAGCCAG ATTTTATGCCTCTGAGGTGTTGCTCGCACTAGAGTACCTCCACATGCTAGGCATTGTGTACCGAGACCTCAAGCCGGAGAACGTGCTCGTCCGAGACGGGGGGCACATCATGCTGTCCGACTTCGACCTGTCGCTGCGGTGCTCGGTGAGCCCGATGCTCGTCAAGTCGTCTTCGGTGCACGCAGGCCCCAACGGCATCGAGAAAGGGCTGGCCAACACGGAGGGCGTGAGCAACGGGTGCATCCAGCCGTCGGCGTTCTTCCCGCGGATGCTGAGCATGAGCATGAGCAAGAGGAACCGCAACAAGACCAAGTCGGACCTCAGCCTCCACGGGCTGCAGACCATGGAGTTCAACGCGGAGCCGACGGACGCGCGGTCCATGTCGTTCGTGGGCACCCACGAGTACCTGGCGCCGGAGATCATCCGAGGGGAGGGCCACGGCAGCGCGGTGGACTGGTGGACCTTCGGCATCTTCCTCTACGAGCTGCTGCACGGCATGACGCCCTTCAAGGGCAACGGCAACCGCGCCACCCTGAGCAACGTGGTGGAGCAGCCGCTGCGGTTCCCGGAGAGCCCGCCGGTGAGCAACGTCGCGCGGGACCTCATCCGGGGACTGCTCACCAAGGACCCCCAGAAGAGGATCGCAACCAAGAGGGGCGCCACCGAGATCAAGCAGCACCCGTTCTTCGAGGGCGTGAACTGGGCGCTCGTCAGGAGCGCGCACCCGCCGTCGGTACCGGACCCCGTCGACTTCAGGCAGTACCTAGGCAAGGAGAAGAAGGCGGCAGAGCGTGGCCTTGGCAACGTTCCGAGCAGCTTATCGGCTGGCGCTGTTGCGGCAGCCAAGACGGGCTCCGGCCAGTTCGAGTATTTCTAG